Proteins from one Niallia circulans genomic window:
- a CDS encoding helix-turn-helix domain-containing protein, whose product MDSISNVIGKNLESLRKSRGYSLDKAAELTGVSKAMLAQIEKGKSNPTVSTLWKIAMGLQVSFSYFMTENATTVKKVRFKDIEPFKDDSNHYRLFSLFPYHPEKKFEVYTVELDAKTEHFSEKHAGEEYVFVGEGNVAIVIGEDKYHLEKGDALSFTSNRDHMYINTGDELATIFVLIYYPE is encoded by the coding sequence ATGGATTCAATTTCAAATGTAATAGGAAAAAATCTTGAAAGTCTTCGTAAAAGTAGAGGATATAGTCTTGATAAAGCTGCTGAGCTGACAGGGGTTAGTAAAGCAATGCTTGCTCAAATAGAAAAGGGAAAATCAAATCCGACCGTTTCAACATTATGGAAAATAGCAATGGGACTGCAGGTTTCCTTTTCCTATTTCATGACAGAAAATGCTACAACAGTTAAAAAAGTTCGTTTCAAAGACATAGAGCCATTTAAGGATGATTCCAATCATTATCGGCTGTTTTCTCTTTTTCCTTATCATCCTGAAAAGAAATTTGAGGTGTATACGGTAGAACTGGATGCAAAAACAGAGCATTTCTCTGAAAAGCATGCTGGGGAGGAGTATGTTTTTGTCGGAGAGGGAAATGTTGCAATCGTTATCGGTGAAGATAAGTATCATTTGGAAAAAGGAGACGCATTATCCTTCACATCCAATCGGGATCATATGTACATTAATACAGGAGATGAACTAGCAACAATTTTTGTCCTGATTTATTATCCAGAATAA
- a CDS encoding ABC transporter ATP-binding protein has translation MGNNILEVDKLQTAFKTDKGEVISVEEVTFQLEPGETIGIVGESGCGKSVTSLSIMRLLGTHGFIKKGSIKLNGKDLAQVSEAEMRKVRGNEISMIFQEPMTSLNPVFTIGNQMVELIRLHMDYSAKEAKMYAVEMLQKVGIPRAEVIIDEYPHSLSGGMRQRVMIAMALSCKPKLLIADEPTTALDVTIQAQILELMKSLKKESNTSIMMITHDLGVIAEMADKVIVMYAGQVVEEADVFTLFDEPKHPYTKGLIDSIPHLESDSDQKLYSIPGSVPTLQQMPKGCRFHTRCPYATEKCVTERPPHLAVDDNSNHKVRCWLYEEIGSKTSTHTSGSEVNV, from the coding sequence ATGGGGAACAATATCTTAGAAGTAGATAAACTGCAAACGGCTTTTAAAACAGATAAGGGGGAAGTCATTTCTGTCGAAGAAGTGACTTTCCAGCTGGAGCCTGGTGAGACAATCGGTATTGTCGGTGAATCAGGCTGTGGAAAAAGTGTCACTTCTTTATCTATCATGAGACTTCTAGGAACACATGGCTTTATAAAAAAAGGCTCTATTAAGCTAAATGGCAAGGACTTGGCACAGGTCTCGGAGGCAGAAATGCGAAAGGTCCGCGGCAATGAAATTTCCATGATCTTTCAGGAGCCGATGACATCCTTAAATCCTGTCTTCACAATAGGAAACCAAATGGTTGAATTGATTCGTCTGCATATGGATTACAGTGCAAAAGAAGCAAAGATGTATGCGGTTGAAATGCTTCAGAAGGTGGGAATACCAAGAGCAGAAGTAATCATTGATGAATATCCCCATTCTCTTTCGGGGGGAATGAGACAGAGGGTTATGATTGCAATGGCGTTGTCTTGCAAGCCGAAGCTGCTGATTGCAGATGAGCCGACAACAGCCCTTGATGTAACAATCCAAGCTCAAATCCTTGAATTGATGAAAAGCTTAAAAAAGGAATCAAATACATCTATTATGATGATCACCCATGACTTAGGCGTTATCGCTGAAATGGCTGATAAGGTAATCGTCATGTATGCAGGGCAGGTTGTAGAAGAGGCTGATGTGTTTACATTATTTGATGAACCGAAGCATCCTTATACGAAGGGCTTGATTGACTCTATCCCGCATTTGGAATCCGATTCAGACCAAAAGCTTTATTCGATTCCAGGGTCTGTACCGACATTGCAGCAAATGCCAAAGGGCTGTCGCTTTCATACAAGATGTCCGTATGCAACAGAAAAGTGCGTAACTGAAAGACCTCCCCATTTAGCTGTTGATGACAACAGTAATCATAAAGTGAGATGCTGGCTTTATGAGGAAATAGGCAGCAAGACAAGTACACATACTAGTGGAAGCGAGGTAAACGTATGA
- a CDS encoding M20 family metallopeptidase codes for MLSKWYEEIEAMYDSMVEWRRHLHENPELSFQEVNTSKMIGDLLESFGIEAIRNVGGNGVVGKIYGSKPGKTIALRADFDALPIQDEKEVPFKSKIDGVMHACGHDGHTATLLAVAKVLNDNKEHLAGNIVLLHQHAEELPPGGAIAMIEDGCLEGVDVVFGAHLASGNALGEVLYGFGPTSAASDTFELKIQGKGGHGASPHQTIDSIAIGAQIANQLKHIVSRRVNPQKPAVISIGSFHAGNAGNVIADTAELTGTVRTFDEDVRDLIEKEMDELISGVCKAFHATYEFNYTRGYPSTVNTKEETDILVECVKANLPEQKLVEIIKPGMGGEDFAYYLQHRPGTFFSVGARNEEIGAIYPHHHPMFTFDERAMLDTAKIFLSLVDYYINPEKAGALVESTTI; via the coding sequence ATGTTAAGCAAATGGTACGAGGAAATAGAAGCAATGTATGATTCTATGGTGGAATGGAGACGGCATTTGCACGAAAATCCTGAGCTTTCCTTTCAAGAAGTGAATACGAGCAAGATGATTGGTGATCTGCTGGAGAGCTTCGGAATTGAAGCAATAAGGAATGTTGGAGGAAATGGAGTTGTTGGAAAAATCTACGGGTCAAAGCCGGGGAAAACTATTGCATTAAGAGCAGACTTTGATGCATTACCAATCCAGGATGAGAAGGAAGTGCCTTTCAAATCCAAAATCGATGGCGTTATGCATGCTTGTGGACATGATGGCCATACAGCAACATTGCTAGCTGTAGCTAAGGTGCTAAATGACAATAAGGAGCATCTTGCAGGCAATATTGTCCTTCTCCACCAGCATGCAGAGGAACTTCCGCCAGGAGGCGCAATCGCAATGATTGAAGACGGATGCTTGGAAGGAGTAGACGTTGTGTTTGGAGCACATCTTGCTTCAGGAAATGCTCTAGGAGAGGTTCTTTACGGATTTGGTCCAACATCTGCTGCAAGTGATACGTTTGAATTGAAGATTCAAGGCAAGGGTGGTCACGGGGCATCACCACACCAAACCATTGATTCGATTGCAATTGGGGCGCAAATTGCTAACCAATTGAAGCATATTGTCAGCCGCCGTGTTAATCCGCAAAAACCAGCTGTCATTTCAATCGGATCCTTCCATGCCGGAAATGCCGGAAATGTTATTGCTGACACTGCAGAATTGACAGGTACAGTCCGAACTTTTGACGAGGATGTTCGTGATCTTATTGAAAAAGAAATGGATGAGCTAATTAGTGGAGTTTGCAAGGCATTTCATGCTACCTATGAATTTAACTATACAAGGGGCTACCCTTCGACTGTGAATACGAAGGAAGAGACTGATATTCTAGTAGAATGTGTTAAAGCAAATTTACCAGAACAAAAACTTGTGGAAATAATTAAGCCAGGGATGGGCGGCGAGGATTTTGCCTATTATCTTCAGCATAGACCAGGAACCTTCTTTTCAGTTGGTGCAAGAAATGAAGAAATCGGTGCTATTTATCCGCATCATCATCCAATGTTTACATTTGATGAGAGAGCGATGCTCGATACTGCTAAGATTTTCTTGAGTCTTGTCGATTATTATATCAATCCAGAAAAGGCTGGTGCATTAGTAGAATCTACTACTATTTAA
- a CDS encoding dipeptide ABC transporter ATP-binding protein produces MSMITLPEKDGILGQLNEPLLEIKNLKKYYPIKKGVLSKTVGHVKAVDGLDFSIYPGETISLVGESGCGKSTTGRAIVKLDPPTDGSVLFEGKDMADLSKGELRKIRTQMQIIFQDPYSSLNPRKRIGDLLAEPLLAHKLASKEEVNKKVDQMLETVGLTKFHKGRYPHEFSGGQRQRIGIARALMLNPKLIVCDEPVSALDVSIQAQVLNLLKDLQKEFNLTYLFIAHGLGAVKYISDRIAVMYLGKIVELGKTADIFSKPKHPYTQALLSAYPIPNPHLRNRERIVVEGDVPSPANPPKGCRFHTRCPFAASICKEKEPVLSGNSHTVACHFPLS; encoded by the coding sequence ATGAGCATGATAACTTTACCTGAAAAAGACGGAATATTAGGACAATTAAACGAGCCGCTTTTGGAAATAAAAAATCTCAAAAAATATTATCCAATCAAAAAAGGAGTTTTATCTAAAACGGTTGGTCATGTAAAAGCAGTAGACGGACTAGATTTTTCTATCTATCCTGGTGAAACAATTTCACTTGTTGGGGAATCGGGCTGCGGCAAATCTACGACAGGCAGAGCAATTGTTAAGCTGGACCCTCCAACTGATGGGAGTGTGTTGTTTGAAGGAAAAGATATGGCGGACTTAAGTAAAGGAGAATTGCGGAAAATCAGGACACAAATGCAAATCATTTTCCAAGATCCTTATTCCTCGCTCAATCCGCGTAAAAGAATTGGGGACCTTTTGGCAGAGCCGCTTTTGGCACATAAGCTGGCCTCTAAAGAAGAGGTGAACAAAAAGGTTGATCAAATGCTTGAGACAGTTGGATTAACAAAATTCCATAAAGGCAGATACCCGCATGAGTTTTCAGGTGGACAGCGACAAAGAATTGGAATTGCCCGAGCGCTTATGCTGAATCCGAAATTGATTGTTTGTGATGAGCCTGTGTCTGCACTGGACGTTTCTATCCAAGCACAAGTGCTGAATCTTCTCAAGGATTTGCAAAAGGAATTCAATCTAACGTATCTGTTCATTGCCCACGGTCTTGGTGCAGTCAAATATATCAGTGACAGAATCGCTGTCATGTATCTAGGTAAGATCGTCGAGCTTGGCAAAACAGCAGATATATTCTCAAAACCAAAGCATCCATATACACAAGCATTATTAAGCGCTTATCCAATTCCAAACCCGCATTTACGAAATAGAGAGCGCATTGTAGTTGAAGGTGATGTACCAAGTCCGGCAAATCCTCCTAAAGGCTGCAGATTCCATACGAGATGTCCATTTGCGGCAAGTATTTGCAAAGAGAAGGAGCCGGTTTTGAGCGGGAACAGCCATACGGTAGCCTGTCATTTTCCACTATCATAA
- a CDS encoding AzlD domain-containing protein, whose amino-acid sequence MSTTTEYLLLLVGCMLVTLIPRVLPFIVVRSFTVPKPVERWLSYLPVCIFTGLIVENLITASNTGMQINWNVLLATIPTLLIAIWTKSLLTTVLAGVVLMALIRFFF is encoded by the coding sequence ATGAGCACAACAACTGAATACCTCCTGCTGCTTGTTGGCTGTATGCTTGTAACGCTTATACCGCGAGTGCTGCCATTTATCGTTGTCAGAAGCTTCACTGTTCCAAAGCCTGTGGAAAGGTGGTTGTCTTATTTACCAGTTTGTATATTTACCGGGCTTATTGTTGAGAATTTAATAACTGCATCCAATACAGGCATGCAAATAAACTGGAATGTTTTATTAGCAACAATCCCAACACTTCTAATTGCGATCTGGACGAAAAGTTTACTGACAACCGTCCTTGCCGGAGTAGTCTTAATGGCATTAATCCGCTTCTTTTTTTAA
- a CDS encoding aspartate kinase, with protein MKVVKFGGSSLASGQQLEKVLQILKDDRERRVVVVSAPGKRNEHDTKVTDLLISCGEKVLAGKDPGEEVAQVIERYADIARELDLSSDIITKIKQDFLELLDGKKDNIHSFMEAVKASGEDNNAKLVAAFLTDRGLKAVYVNPREAGLIVTDEPGNAQVLPESYDRLQLLREYEDIVVFPGFFGYSKSGDVVTFSRSGSDITGAILANGVKASVYENFTDVDAVYTVNPAIVSKPKAISMLTYREMRELSYAGFSVFHAEALIPAYRAGIPVHVKNTNNPFVPGTKIAAQRTNDNGPVVGIANDKGFCSIYISKYLMNKEIGFARRILSILEEYGISYEHMPSGIDDLTIILRQDQLKHIDEGELLARIKEELNAEEAVIEHDLSLIMVVGEGMRHNVGTTSRAAKALAEAGVNIEMINQGSSEVSMMFGVKEQFAKKAVKALYEEFFQ; from the coding sequence ATGAAGGTAGTAAAGTTTGGTGGAAGTTCTTTAGCATCAGGACAGCAATTAGAAAAGGTATTGCAAATCTTAAAGGATGACAGGGAGCGGAGAGTGGTAGTAGTTTCTGCTCCAGGAAAAAGGAATGAGCACGATACAAAAGTGACAGACCTGCTTATTAGCTGCGGGGAAAAGGTATTAGCAGGCAAGGACCCTGGAGAAGAAGTGGCGCAAGTGATTGAAAGATATGCGGATATTGCCAGAGAACTTGACCTTTCCAGTGATATTATTACGAAAATTAAACAGGATTTTCTTGAACTGTTGGATGGAAAGAAAGACAATATTCATTCCTTTATGGAGGCAGTCAAGGCGAGCGGGGAAGACAATAATGCTAAATTGGTCGCAGCATTTTTAACTGACAGAGGCTTAAAAGCAGTGTATGTTAATCCGCGGGAGGCCGGGTTGATTGTGACAGATGAACCTGGTAATGCTCAGGTGCTTCCTGAGTCTTATGACCGTTTGCAGCTTTTAAGAGAATATGAGGACATCGTTGTGTTTCCAGGCTTTTTTGGTTATAGCAAATCAGGTGATGTTGTCACTTTTTCCAGAAGCGGTTCTGATATTACTGGTGCGATATTGGCAAACGGTGTAAAGGCGTCTGTTTATGAGAATTTCACGGATGTTGATGCAGTCTATACTGTTAATCCAGCGATTGTCTCCAAGCCAAAAGCGATTAGCATGCTCACATACCGGGAAATGCGCGAGTTATCCTATGCAGGGTTTTCCGTTTTCCATGCAGAAGCATTGATTCCTGCGTATCGTGCTGGCATTCCAGTCCATGTGAAAAATACTAATAATCCTTTTGTACCAGGTACAAAAATAGCAGCACAACGCACTAATGATAATGGACCAGTTGTTGGGATTGCAAACGATAAAGGTTTTTGTTCCATTTATATAAGTAAATACTTAATGAATAAAGAAATTGGTTTTGCAAGAAGAATTCTTTCTATTTTAGAGGAATATGGAATCTCTTATGAACATATGCCTTCAGGTATTGATGACCTGACAATCATCTTGCGCCAAGATCAATTAAAACATATTGATGAAGGCGAACTGCTTGCAAGGATAAAGGAAGAACTTAATGCTGAAGAAGCTGTCATAGAGCATGACCTTTCATTAATTATGGTTGTTGGGGAAGGAATGCGCCATAATGTTGGCACAACATCTCGCGCAGCCAAAGCTTTGGCAGAGGCTGGAGTCAATATCGAGATGATTAACCAAGGCTCATCAGAAGTCAGCATGATGTTTGGTGTAAAGGAACAATTTGCGAAAAAAGCTGTTAAAGCATTATATGAAGAATTTTTCCAGTGA
- a CDS encoding glutamine--tRNA ligase/YqeY domain fusion protein translates to MENNSNFIKNIMKEDLETGKHNTVITRFPPEPNGYLHIGHAKSIFINFGLADEFNGKTNLRFDDTNPLKEDIEYVNAIKEDVEWLGYKWENLFFASDYFEEMYNRAVLLINKGVAYVDDLNAEQIREYRGTLTEPGKNSPHRERTIEENLELFQAMRAGKFGNGEKVLRAKIDMASPNINLRDPVIYRISHASHHNTGDKWCIYPMYSFAHPLEDAIEGVTHSLCTTEFEDQRPLYDWVIRECEMESTPQQIEFGRLNITNTVMSKRKLKLLVDEKFVDGWDDPRMPTISGLRRRGVTPEAIHEFSKELGISKGSGAVDSAMLDHFVREDLKLKAPRTMGVLNPLKVVITNYPEGQVEMLDAEINPENPEMGTRQIPFSREIYIEQEDFMEDPPKKYFRLFPGNEVRLKHAYFIKCEEVIKDEQGNVIELRCTYDQETKSGSGFTGRKVKGTLHWVEATNAIPAEFRLYEPLILDDEAEEMAEGETFLDYVNEKSLEIVQGFIEPNMKDVQAYDKFQFFRHGYFSVDPKYTTPEKSVFNRIVSLKSSFKL, encoded by the coding sequence GTGGAGAACAATTCAAATTTTATTAAGAATATCATGAAAGAAGATTTGGAAACAGGGAAGCATAACACGGTTATTACCCGATTCCCTCCAGAACCGAATGGCTATTTGCATATCGGCCATGCTAAATCAATCTTCATTAATTTTGGACTAGCAGACGAATTTAACGGGAAAACGAATTTGCGTTTCGATGACACGAATCCTCTTAAGGAAGACATTGAATATGTTAATGCCATTAAAGAAGATGTAGAATGGCTTGGTTACAAATGGGAGAACCTGTTTTTTGCATCTGATTACTTTGAGGAAATGTACAATCGTGCTGTATTGCTTATTAACAAAGGGGTTGCATATGTTGACGACTTGAATGCAGAGCAAATTCGTGAATATCGTGGAACATTGACAGAACCAGGTAAAAACAGCCCACACAGAGAGCGTACAATCGAAGAAAACTTAGAGCTATTCCAGGCTATGCGTGCAGGCAAATTCGGTAATGGTGAAAAAGTACTGCGAGCAAAAATCGATATGGCATCACCAAATATCAATTTACGTGACCCAGTTATTTACCGCATTTCTCATGCGTCACACCATAATACTGGGGACAAATGGTGCATTTACCCAATGTACAGCTTTGCACACCCATTAGAGGATGCTATTGAAGGTGTAACACACTCGCTGTGTACAACTGAATTCGAAGACCAACGCCCGCTTTATGACTGGGTTATTAGAGAATGTGAAATGGAAAGCACACCTCAGCAAATTGAGTTTGGCCGCCTAAATATCACAAATACGGTTATGAGTAAGCGTAAACTGAAGCTTTTAGTTGATGAGAAATTTGTGGATGGCTGGGACGATCCTCGCATGCCGACAATTTCCGGCTTAAGAAGACGAGGTGTAACACCTGAAGCAATTCATGAATTCAGTAAAGAGCTTGGTATTTCCAAAGGATCAGGGGCAGTTGATTCTGCCATGCTGGATCATTTTGTCAGAGAAGACTTGAAACTGAAGGCTCCTCGGACAATGGGTGTTCTTAATCCATTAAAAGTGGTTATTACAAACTATCCTGAAGGCCAAGTTGAAATGCTGGATGCAGAAATTAACCCAGAAAATCCGGAGATGGGCACACGCCAAATTCCATTCTCTCGTGAGATTTACATCGAGCAGGAAGATTTCATGGAAGATCCTCCAAAAAAATACTTCCGCTTGTTCCCTGGCAATGAAGTCCGCCTTAAACATGCTTACTTCATTAAATGCGAGGAAGTTATTAAGGATGAGCAAGGCAATGTCATTGAATTACGCTGTACCTATGACCAAGAAACAAAAAGCGGATCTGGCTTTACAGGCAGAAAAGTAAAAGGCACATTACACTGGGTCGAAGCTACAAATGCAATTCCTGCTGAATTCCGTCTATATGAACCACTTATTTTAGACGATGAAGCAGAAGAAATGGCAGAAGGCGAAACCTTCCTTGACTATGTTAATGAAAAGTCTCTTGAAATCGTCCAAGGCTTCATCGAACCGAATATGAAGGATGTACAAGCATATGATAAGTTCCAATTCTTCAGACATGGCTATTTCAGTGTTGATCCTAAGTACACAACACCAGAAAAGTCAGTGTTTAACCGAATTGTTTCATTGAAGAGTTCCTTTAAACTTTAA
- a CDS encoding MFS transporter, whose amino-acid sequence MWFANFFISGSMTMVLPFLSLYIESMGNFSEKYVQHWSGLCFSVTFIAAFLFSPIWGKIGDKFGRKKILIALGFGLGLSIFLMSFVTSVWQLFALRFFTGFFTGFIPMSQAFIATQTPKKTAGKVLGTLQTGSITGSLIGPLLGGAIADSIGYSDTFRYTSFAILLSVILVFTTKEFMLPVAKGIKNHYSTKEVLAYILKNPIFITVLLISAVIQIAHFSIQPILSLYVSELHGTESIALFSGIAFSAAGLGNLLMARKWGELGDRKGYLKLLVILLFIAGIVYFPGGFVTDYWQLLIIRFLLGVSIGGLIPVRIAYIRQEVPITMQGEVMGYETSLRFLGNIIGPTFGGLIAGHYGFSAVFFTTSSLLLICGIFLVTMMHRHPKYVKHSMS is encoded by the coding sequence ATGTGGTTCGCAAATTTTTTTATAAGCGGAAGCATGACAATGGTTTTACCCTTCCTATCCCTTTATATTGAGTCAATGGGAAACTTTTCAGAGAAGTATGTTCAGCATTGGTCTGGCCTCTGTTTTTCTGTCACATTCATTGCAGCCTTTTTGTTTTCTCCGATTTGGGGAAAGATTGGGGATAAGTTTGGAAGAAAAAAAATCTTAATCGCATTAGGCTTCGGTCTCGGTCTCTCTATCTTCTTAATGAGCTTTGTCACTTCTGTATGGCAACTGTTTGCACTCCGCTTTTTTACAGGCTTCTTTACAGGCTTTATTCCTATGTCACAGGCATTTATCGCTACACAAACTCCTAAAAAAACGGCTGGAAAAGTACTCGGTACCCTGCAGACTGGCAGCATTACAGGTTCCCTTATCGGTCCTTTACTTGGAGGAGCAATAGCTGACAGCATTGGTTACTCTGATACATTCCGCTATACTTCATTTGCGATACTTCTGTCAGTAATATTGGTGTTCACAACGAAGGAATTTATGCTCCCTGTCGCCAAAGGCATTAAAAACCACTATTCTACAAAAGAGGTACTTGCGTACATCTTAAAAAACCCTATATTTATTACGGTATTACTTATTTCGGCAGTTATCCAAATTGCCCATTTCAGCATCCAGCCAATTCTGTCTTTATATGTAAGTGAACTGCATGGGACAGAAAGCATTGCTTTATTTTCTGGCATTGCCTTTTCAGCAGCAGGATTAGGCAACTTACTGATGGCACGGAAGTGGGGAGAGCTTGGCGATCGAAAAGGCTATCTTAAGCTATTGGTGATCTTGCTATTTATTGCAGGCATTGTCTATTTCCCCGGCGGGTTCGTTACGGACTATTGGCAGCTGTTAATTATCCGTTTTCTGCTCGGTGTGTCCATTGGCGGACTTATTCCAGTTAGAATTGCCTATATAAGACAGGAAGTTCCGATTACTATGCAAGGCGAAGTAATGGGATACGAAACAAGTCTCCGCTTTCTCGGAAATATAATTGGTCCAACCTTTGGCGGATTAATTGCAGGTCATTATGGCTTTTCAGCTGTGTTCTTCACGACAAGCAGCCTTTTACTTATATGCGGTATATTTTTAGTAACGATGATGCATCGACACCCGAAATATGTAAAACATTCCATGTCTTAA
- a CDS encoding AzlC family ABC transporter permease — METSKVYVRKEDDSFTFLDGVKDCIPTLLGYISIGLAMGVVGVSSGLDIFAVFLMSLLVYAGSAQFIICAMIAAGSPIGAIVLTTFIVNLRHLLLSSALAPRFTQYSLLKNIGIGSLVTDESFGVAITKISKNIPVTDRWMNGLNITAYTVWIISCTVGAYAGKWFPDPKTFGLDYALTAMFVALLILQLQTIKRTKLRHYLFLMAVMVVLMVLLSAVMSSSLAVIVATIITATIGVVTDNEHNN; from the coding sequence CTGGAAACTTCAAAGGTTTATGTACGGAAAGAAGATGATTCCTTCACCTTTTTGGACGGAGTCAAAGATTGCATCCCAACATTGTTAGGCTATATCAGCATTGGTTTGGCAATGGGAGTTGTTGGTGTATCTTCTGGCCTAGACATTTTTGCCGTGTTTTTAATGTCGCTCCTTGTTTATGCTGGATCTGCACAATTTATCATTTGTGCAATGATAGCTGCTGGGAGTCCTATTGGAGCAATTGTGCTGACAACCTTTATCGTTAACTTAAGACATTTACTTCTCAGCTCCGCTTTAGCACCGAGGTTTACGCAATATTCTTTATTAAAAAACATCGGTATCGGCAGCTTAGTAACAGATGAATCTTTTGGAGTTGCCATAACAAAAATCTCCAAAAATATTCCTGTAACAGATCGCTGGATGAATGGTCTCAATATTACAGCCTATACTGTCTGGATTATCTCCTGCACGGTCGGAGCATATGCAGGAAAATGGTTTCCAGATCCAAAAACATTCGGCCTTGATTATGCATTAACAGCCATGTTCGTCGCACTATTAATTCTCCAGCTCCAGACTATCAAGCGAACGAAATTAAGGCATTACTTATTTTTAATGGCTGTTATGGTCGTATTAATGGTGCTGCTTTCAGCTGTCATGTCAAGCAGCCTTGCCGTCATTGTGGCAACAATTATTACAGCAACGATTGGAGTGGTAACTGATAATGAGCACAACAACTGA
- a CDS encoding amidohydrolase, whose amino-acid sequence MLQSWHEELEGMFDQMVEWRRHMHQYPELSFQEVETPKMIADILEGFGIEVRRNVGGRGVVGKIYGAKPGKTIALRADFDALPIQDGKEVSYKSKVDGVMHACGHDGHTATLLAVAKVLQDNKESIAGNIVLLHQHAEELSPGGAKAMIEDDCLEGVDVVFGTHLSSLSELGKYYCKPGYSQAAADAFEITVTGKGGHGSSPHETVDAIAVGTALVTQLQFIASRRVDPLNPVVLSVGSFHSGNAKNVIASKATLTGTVRTLDKDLRVFMEEEIRLMAESICESMQATCEVNYIKGYPAVFNHEEEVAVFEKAIADSLDKEMVVRSSPIMGAEDFSYYLLEKPGMFFHTGARVEGAQSYPHHHPMFDFDEKAMIYAGKAFLSIVDHYIAVKSEEEVAEAVQ is encoded by the coding sequence ATGTTGCAAAGTTGGCATGAAGAGCTAGAAGGTATGTTTGATCAGATGGTGGAGTGGAGAAGACATATGCACCAATATCCAGAACTTTCGTTTCAAGAGGTAGAAACCCCAAAGATGATTGCGGATATCTTGGAGGGATTTGGAATTGAAGTGAGACGCAATGTTGGTGGAAGAGGTGTAGTAGGCAAGATTTATGGTGCTAAACCAGGCAAAACAATCGCATTGCGTGCAGATTTCGATGCACTGCCAATTCAGGATGGTAAGGAGGTTTCCTATAAATCAAAAGTAGACGGAGTCATGCATGCTTGTGGACATGATGGACATACTGCCACATTGCTTGCTGTAGCTAAGGTCCTTCAGGATAACAAGGAAAGTATCGCAGGCAATATTGTGCTGCTGCACCAGCATGCAGAGGAGCTTTCGCCAGGAGGAGCAAAAGCAATGATTGAGGATGACTGCCTTGAAGGAGTCGATGTAGTATTCGGGACACATCTTTCCAGCTTGAGTGAATTAGGCAAGTATTATTGCAAACCAGGCTATTCACAAGCGGCGGCTGATGCATTTGAAATAACGGTAACAGGTAAAGGAGGACATGGCTCTTCACCACATGAAACAGTCGATGCCATTGCTGTTGGCACTGCCCTTGTCACACAGCTGCAATTTATTGCAAGCCGCAGAGTCGACCCATTAAATCCAGTTGTGTTGTCAGTTGGTTCCTTCCACAGCGGTAATGCCAAAAATGTTATTGCATCAAAGGCAACTCTAACTGGAACGGTAAGAACACTTGATAAGGATCTGCGTGTATTTATGGAAGAAGAAATACGCTTAATGGCAGAGAGTATTTGCGAAAGTATGCAGGCAACTTGTGAAGTGAATTACATAAAGGGGTATCCTGCTGTATTTAATCATGAAGAGGAAGTGGCTGTTTTCGAAAAGGCAATTGCAGACAGCTTAGATAAAGAAATGGTTGTCAGGTCTTCACCAATTATGGGAGCAGAGGATTTCTCCTACTATCTTTTAGAGAAGCCAGGCATGTTCTTTCACACTGGTGCAAGAGTCGAAGGGGCACAAAGCTATCCGCACCACCATCCAATGTTTGATTTTGATGAAAAAGCAATGATTTATGCAGGTAAAGCATTCTTAAGTATTGTTGATCACTATATTGCTGTTAAATCAGAAGAAGAGGTGGCCGAAGCCGTTCAATAA